A genomic window from Rhodothermia bacterium includes:
- the rnhA gene encoding ribonuclease HI: protein MKRITAYTDGACSGNPGPGGWAAILLYNQQERVLQGGEAQTTNNRMELQAAIEVLKALKEPCEVHLHTDSSYLANAFNAGWLQKWVHKNWRKADNKPVENRDQWEELILLTQKHRVLFIKVKGHANDELNNRVDRLAVEAVQKT from the coding sequence TTGAAGCGCATAACCGCTTATACGGATGGCGCTTGCAGTGGAAATCCGGGGCCAGGAGGCTGGGCCGCCATCTTGTTGTATAACCAGCAGGAACGGGTTTTACAAGGTGGAGAAGCACAAACGACCAATAACCGGATGGAGCTTCAAGCCGCAATCGAGGTATTAAAAGCCCTGAAGGAACCCTGCGAAGTCCACCTCCATACCGATAGTAGCTATTTGGCAAATGCGTTCAATGCCGGATGGTTGCAAAAATGGGTACACAAAAATTGGCGAAAGGCCGACAATAAGCCTGTCGAAAACCGCGACCAATGGGAAGAACTGATTTTATTAACCCAAAAACACCGTGTCTTGTTTATTAAGGTGAAAGGCCATGCCAATGATGAACTAAACAACCGCGTTGATCGTCTGGCTGTCGAGGCCGTGCAAAAAACATAA
- a CDS encoding zinc ribbon domain-containing protein, with amino-acid sequence MNKNLQICPACGASVSSTTEQCDLCGTSLSQHVTYEEIAENETPTAAIPVNQPPFSKRFCDQCGAENRSEARFCYACGTPIPELLTENGLFEAIAPTQPRPIFPSPDPKSFSAKARNLWIGGSLLLVAALFGMTMWSKANYDHAPLTRAPGATTTSQTSPSNAPPVAKSAPIPKDVQDKADALMAKIEKETDKNKKQGLSEELALLYQQNQREDLAGNVMTEVAKRINTPDVWSKAGHLWYDWMDKQPDPQTRIDAAGKAIDAYEKSLTLKDNPDVRTDLGAAYLTYAITEAPRKDKAVNPMKAIENTNQVLAQNPNHVQANFNKGVMLMTIGRSDAAKAQFEKVKTLSKPGDAAFQRAEAALQQLNTGGTP; translated from the coding sequence ATGAACAAAAACCTACAGATTTGTCCTGCTTGTGGGGCGAGTGTTTCGAGTACAACTGAACAATGTGACCTATGCGGCACGTCTCTTTCCCAGCATGTTACTTACGAAGAAATCGCCGAGAACGAAACACCTACGGCGGCAATTCCCGTCAATCAGCCTCCTTTTTCAAAGCGCTTTTGTGACCAATGTGGTGCAGAGAACCGTTCTGAAGCCCGTTTTTGTTACGCCTGTGGCACTCCAATACCCGAACTTCTAACTGAAAATGGCCTTTTCGAGGCAATAGCACCTACCCAGCCACGTCCGATTTTTCCCAGTCCCGATCCAAAATCCTTTTCAGCCAAGGCGCGGAATCTTTGGATTGGTGGAAGTTTACTTTTAGTGGCCGCACTTTTCGGCATGACCATGTGGAGCAAAGCCAACTACGACCATGCCCCACTTACCCGTGCACCGGGTGCAACCACCACTTCACAAACATCCCCCTCTAACGCCCCTCCTGTTGCAAAATCTGCCCCTATCCCAAAGGATGTTCAAGACAAAGCGGATGCCTTGATGGCCAAAATCGAAAAGGAAACTGACAAGAATAAAAAACAAGGGCTTTCTGAAGAATTGGCCTTACTTTACCAACAGAATCAACGAGAAGACTTGGCGGGAAATGTGATGACGGAAGTCGCTAAACGAATTAATACGCCGGATGTCTGGTCGAAAGCCGGACACCTTTGGTATGATTGGATGGATAAACAACCCGATCCTCAAACCCGAATTGATGCCGCCGGAAAAGCCATTGATGCGTATGAAAAATCCTTGACACTCAAAGACAATCCCGACGTCCGTACCGATTTAGGTGCTGCTTACCTAACCTATGCCATCACCGAGGCTCCACGAAAAGACAAGGCCGTAAACCCAATGAAAGCCATCGAAAACACCAATCAGGTTCTGGCACAAAATCCAAATCATGTTCAGGCAAACTTTAATAAAGGAGTCATGTTGATGACCATTGGCCGTAGCGATGCCGCAAAAGCCCAATTCGAAAAAGTGAAAACCCTTTCAAAACCCGGTGATGCAGCATTCCAACGTGCCGAGGCAGCACTCCAGCAGCTAAACACCGGAGGCACACCTTGA
- a CDS encoding oligosaccharide flippase family protein, with protein MKHSQETLSFGKSVTTLISGSTLGMAIGFFAQLLMIHFYTEADFGILATFQALVMVFSVIASFRIEDAMALPRSFQGATNVLVLSLLTSLVFCALLQVLFAFTAEFFAQTFQKPTLKNWLWAVPFATFLSNAVRVIELYLTRIRAFRQISLSRIVWNIGTSFGQLGAGILRLGSFGLIGGAILGRTFSLVNLFITAYFPNRTLLKRAFHPKYLVHAIKRYYRFAAYAMPAALLNTLPTQMIILGLGYFFGESVVGVYDRGYRYLVIPAGLMGSAISSVFLSQAAEALHQKGLSHVAALTYQRMLWMMTFPVLSVMLAGPELYAFILQNPNWATSGTYAQWIAPWLFFITISSVLSPIYDLLQKQRIDLIFSLTSFLFQLLVLWIFGLLGNPFWTIMALSIAGIVSRFTQLFILFTISSTPKNLIFSNFFPIFYSAMPGLLLLHFSKNLPIWGNVFWGFLLGWFAFGGMYYLFYKNKEKSNFP; from the coding sequence GTGAAACACTCGCAAGAAACCCTCTCTTTTGGCAAATCGGTGACCACCTTAATTTCTGGCTCCACCCTTGGAATGGCCATAGGTTTTTTTGCGCAGCTCTTAATGATTCATTTTTACACCGAGGCCGATTTTGGAATTCTGGCAACGTTTCAGGCTTTGGTGATGGTTTTCTCTGTCATTGCAAGTTTTCGGATAGAAGACGCCATGGCACTCCCACGGAGTTTTCAAGGCGCAACCAACGTCCTTGTGTTATCGCTTTTGACGAGTTTGGTCTTCTGTGCTTTGCTCCAAGTTTTATTTGCCTTTACAGCGGAATTCTTTGCCCAAACTTTCCAAAAGCCAACCCTTAAAAACTGGTTGTGGGCGGTTCCCTTCGCTACTTTTTTATCGAATGCAGTGCGTGTAATTGAATTGTATTTAACTCGAATACGCGCATTTCGGCAAATATCTCTCTCGCGCATCGTCTGGAATATTGGAACTTCCTTTGGGCAATTAGGTGCCGGAATACTCCGACTGGGTTCCTTTGGGCTTATTGGTGGCGCTATTTTAGGACGGACTTTTTCGTTGGTTAATTTGTTTATAACAGCATATTTCCCGAACCGAACGCTGCTAAAACGTGCCTTCCATCCCAAGTATTTGGTCCATGCCATAAAACGATATTACCGTTTTGCGGCCTATGCCATGCCTGCTGCCCTACTCAATACCCTTCCAACACAAATGATTATTTTGGGCTTGGGGTACTTTTTTGGCGAATCGGTGGTGGGTGTTTATGATCGTGGGTATCGCTATTTGGTGATTCCAGCCGGATTAATGGGAAGCGCCATTAGCAGTGTGTTTTTATCACAGGCCGCCGAAGCACTCCACCAAAAGGGCTTAAGTCATGTTGCAGCCTTGACATATCAGCGTATGCTCTGGATGATGACTTTTCCAGTGTTGTCGGTTATGTTGGCTGGTCCAGAATTATATGCTTTTATTTTGCAAAATCCGAATTGGGCAACAAGTGGGACTTATGCACAGTGGATTGCCCCTTGGTTGTTTTTTATCACCATCTCTTCTGTACTTTCTCCCATTTATGATTTGCTCCAAAAACAACGTATAGACCTTATTTTTAGCCTTACGTCCTTTCTTTTTCAGTTGTTGGTTCTGTGGATTTTTGGCCTTCTGGGTAACCCATTCTGGACGATTATGGCATTAAGTATTGCTGGAATTGTTTCCAGATTTACACAACTCTTTATCCTTTTTACCATCTCAAGTACCCCAAAAAATCTTATTTTTTCCAACTTTTTTCCCATTTTTTATTCTGCAATGCCAGGGCTTTTACTCCTGCATTTCAGCAAGAATTTACCCATATGGGGTAATGTTTTTTGGGGATTTTTGTTAGGTTGGTTTGCATTTGGCGGCATGTATTATCTCTTTTACAAAAACAAAGAAAAATCCAATTTTCCATGA
- a CDS encoding 16S rRNA (uracil(1498)-N(3))-methyltransferase gives MTTQYFAPLDCFEGNYVTLPSEEARHVVQVLRRGIGDELVVVDGEGGWYRVRIQYAKKDKLIAEVLEKQRDVGEPEVRLTIGLALLKSTDRYEWFLEKAVELGVTAIVPLLTQHTEMRRFRPDRAQKVMIAALKQSGRSRLPCLHQPTNFQDQLTLQADFRAVLHEKTMEPSLFSRTRGEKIAHTMILVGPEGGFSEEEIQQAEAHGWLMASLGERRLRAETAAVVAAGLGLVSV, from the coding sequence ATGACCACACAATATTTTGCACCGCTTGATTGCTTTGAGGGCAATTATGTTACATTGCCCTCCGAAGAAGCACGGCATGTGGTACAAGTCTTACGACGCGGCATTGGTGACGAATTGGTGGTAGTGGATGGTGAAGGTGGCTGGTATAGGGTGAGGATTCAATACGCCAAAAAAGATAAACTAATTGCAGAAGTCCTTGAAAAACAAAGGGATGTTGGGGAGCCAGAAGTACGGTTGACAATCGGGCTGGCACTCTTAAAGAGTACGGATCGGTATGAGTGGTTTCTTGAAAAAGCCGTCGAGTTGGGGGTAACGGCGATTGTGCCTTTGCTGACCCAGCATACCGAGATGCGGCGTTTTAGGCCCGATCGTGCGCAAAAAGTGATGATTGCGGCCCTTAAGCAAAGTGGTCGTTCTCGTTTACCGTGCTTACATCAACCCACAAATTTTCAAGACCAACTCACCTTACAAGCCGATTTCCGCGCGGTACTTCATGAGAAAACAATGGAACCAAGCTTGTTTTCTCGGACACGTGGGGAGAAAATCGCCCACACCATGATTTTGGTCGGTCCGGAAGGAGGATTTTCCGAGGAAGAGATTCAGCAAGCGGAAGCCCATGGTTGGTTGATGGCCTCATTGGGTGAACGGCGGCTTCGTGCGGAAACGGCTGCTGTGGTTGCGGCTGGCTTAGGGTTGGTTTCTGTTTGA